A part of Acidobacteriota bacterium genomic DNA contains:
- the mutL gene encoding DNA mismatch repair endonuclease MutL yields the protein MGKIKILNDILIDKIAAGEIVERPSSIVKELIENSIDSGSSSIMVEITKGGKEKIRVDDDGEGMDREDLILALERHATSKILNEKDLCSISTMGFRGEALPSIASVSIVTMRSGRGLALPGHEVHAKGGKILNVEEVPPLKGTSVEVRSIFFNTPARNKFLKSNEVELSHIIAAIQRLALSFYELRFTLKSKDRLLFSLSPSSSRRERISQIFGSDFASRLLQFSITGEAVELEGFISNIGDGRSNRSGQNFFVNRRSIKDRTLMGAAYNAYRSFFPGSHPYLFLFLEVNPSLVDFNVHPAKLEVRFRHLGEIYRIVHNAILSVLEGEKLHSASARLSPSMSRQTGLHGVAHHGSSAERASTIKISEMQVQEEVPFESRSQDIKILGQHLNTFIVATDSENLFIIDQHIAHERVVFEELNAQLQRGTVERQKLLFPMTIELTPAESSCVKAHQKILFNAGLIIDDFGPGTIKVTEIPTSLPLNSIPGFIKEVISSLLLEDPEVGCETMTELLSMLACHAAVKAGERLAAAKMEYIVESLLKCSNPYYCPHGRPITVKLGPSELMKQFKRRE from the coding sequence ATGGGAAAGATCAAGATCCTTAACGATATTCTCATCGACAAAATTGCTGCTGGAGAGATTGTTGAGAGGCCTTCATCCATTGTTAAAGAGCTAATCGAAAATTCTATAGATTCGGGGTCGTCATCAATCATGGTAGAGATCACAAAAGGAGGAAAAGAAAAGATCAGGGTGGACGATGATGGTGAAGGGATGGACAGAGAGGATCTCATACTTGCTCTCGAAAGGCATGCCACGAGCAAGATCTTAAATGAAAAAGATCTCTGCTCCATCTCAACGATGGGATTTCGCGGGGAAGCACTCCCGTCCATAGCATCCGTCTCTATCGTTACCATGAGAAGTGGAAGAGGCCTTGCTCTTCCGGGCCATGAAGTCCATGCTAAGGGAGGAAAGATCTTGAATGTCGAAGAAGTTCCACCGCTTAAGGGCACCTCCGTGGAGGTCCGCTCCATATTTTTCAACACGCCGGCCAGAAATAAGTTTCTGAAAAGTAATGAAGTGGAGCTGTCACACATCATCGCTGCGATCCAGAGACTTGCCCTTTCTTTCTATGAATTACGTTTTACCCTGAAGAGTAAAGATAGATTGCTATTTAGCCTTTCTCCCTCTAGCAGCAGACGTGAGAGGATCTCTCAGATCTTTGGATCTGATTTTGCCAGCAGGCTGCTCCAATTCAGCATTACGGGAGAAGCAGTCGAGCTGGAGGGGTTCATCTCCAATATCGGGGACGGTCGCTCGAATCGCAGCGGCCAGAACTTCTTCGTAAACCGGAGGTCCATCAAGGACAGGACACTGATGGGAGCGGCGTATAATGCTTACAGAAGCTTCTTTCCTGGAAGCCATCCATACCTCTTTCTCTTCCTTGAGGTTAACCCCTCCCTTGTAGACTTCAATGTCCATCCCGCAAAACTGGAAGTTAGGTTTCGCCATCTCGGGGAGATCTATCGCATTGTCCATAATGCCATCCTTTCTGTTCTCGAAGGGGAAAAGTTGCATTCTGCATCAGCAAGGCTTTCCCCGTCCATGTCAAGACAAACCGGCCTTCACGGGGTCGCACATCATGGGTCTTCAGCAGAAAGAGCATCTACAATCAAAATCTCAGAAATGCAGGTACAGGAAGAAGTTCCTTTCGAATCAAGAAGTCAAGATATTAAAATCCTGGGTCAGCATCTCAATACCTTCATCGTTGCAACCGATTCAGAAAATCTCTTCATTATTGACCAGCATATTGCGCACGAAAGGGTCGTCTTCGAAGAACTAAACGCTCAGCTTCAAAGAGGAACGGTGGAAAGACAGAAGCTTCTTTTTCCCATGACTATCGAACTGACACCTGCCGAGTCCTCATGCGTCAAGGCTCATCAGAAGATCCTTTTCAACGCTGGATTGATCATCGATGATTTTGGTCCCGGAACCATCAAAGTCACGGAAATTCCGACTAGTCTCCCCCTGAATTCTATCCCGGGATTCATAAAGGAAGTGATTTCATCATTATTACTTGAGGATCCCGAAGTCGGTTGTGAAACGATGACGGAGCTACTCTCCATGCTCGCGTGCCATGCAGCGGTAAAAGCAGGGGAGAGACTCGCTGCCGCGAAGATGGAATACATCGTTGAATCTCTCCTGAAATGCTC